A part of Streptomyces sp. NBC_01210 genomic DNA contains:
- a CDS encoding potassium channel family protein, which yields MTAAYFVLPLNGLGPHRPELSWTVFIVVLAAIACLLLLQIREVLLDRPDTHPVVVIVLLMFLSVLVFSATYYALARHAGAFVGLQTRLDALYFTVVTLATVGYGDIVPQSQTARLVTMLQILYSFVFLTAAATAVTRRLRSRVGDRLGHSEPP from the coding sequence ATGACCGCGGCGTACTTCGTGCTTCCCCTCAACGGCCTCGGACCACACCGGCCGGAACTCAGCTGGACGGTCTTCATCGTGGTGCTCGCCGCCATCGCGTGCCTGCTGCTGCTTCAGATCAGGGAGGTACTCCTCGACAGGCCGGACACCCACCCCGTCGTCGTCATTGTGCTGCTGATGTTCCTGTCGGTACTGGTCTTCTCGGCCACGTACTACGCCCTCGCCCGGCATGCGGGCGCGTTCGTCGGGCTGCAGACGAGGCTCGACGCGCTCTACTTCACCGTGGTCACGCTGGCGACCGTCGGTTACGGGGACATCGTGCCGCAGAGCCAGACCGCCCGCCTGGTGACCATGCTCCAGATCCTCTACAGCTTCGTCTTCCTGACCGCCGCCGCGACCGCGGTGACGCGTCGGCTGCGCAGCCGGGTCGGCGACCGGCTGGGGCACAGCGAGCCGCCGTGA
- a CDS encoding SigE family RNA polymerase sigma factor has protein sequence MPVIAPMPAPRTNRIPSQREGAEGTMAEDTMAAGTTVDHLTETYRAHYRSLLGLAALLLDDTASCEDVVQEAFIRVHSARNRVRDPEKTLAYLRQTVVNLSRSALRRRILGLKLLSKPMPDMASAEEGAYDQLERDALIKAMRKLQRRQREVLVLRYFGDMTEAQVGETLGISLGSVKAYGSRGIAALRVAMEATA, from the coding sequence ATGCCGGTGATTGCTCCCATGCCCGCACCCCGCACCAACCGCATACCTTCCCAGCGCGAGGGCGCTGAAGGAACCATGGCTGAAGACACCATGGCTGCGGGCACCACTGTCGATCACCTCACCGAGACCTACCGCGCCCACTACCGGTCGCTGCTCGGTCTCGCGGCCCTCCTGCTGGACGACACGGCCTCCTGCGAGGACGTCGTCCAGGAGGCCTTCATACGCGTCCACTCGGCGCGCAACAGGGTGCGGGACCCGGAGAAGACTCTGGCGTATCTGCGCCAGACCGTGGTCAATCTCTCCCGCTCCGCGCTGCGCCGCCGGATCCTCGGTCTGAAGCTGCTCTCCAAGCCGATGCCGGACATGGCGAGCGCCGAGGAGGGGGCCTACGACCAGCTGGAGCGGGACGCGCTGATCAAGGCGATGCGCAAACTGCAACGGCGCCAGCGCGAAGTACTGGTGCTGCGATACTTCGGCGATATGACCGAGGCTCAGGTCGGCGAAACGCTGGGCATATCGCTCGGCTCGGTGAAGGCGTACGGCTCGCGGGGTATCGCGGCGCTGCGCGTCGCCATGGAGGCCACGGCATGA
- a CDS encoding aspartate-semialdehyde dehydrogenase: MTRKPTLAVLGATGAVGVVMLQILSQHADIWGDIRLLASPRSAGRKLAVRGEETEVVALSEEALDGVDVALFLVPAEVSERWAPVAAAQGAVVVDNSAAFRMDPDVPLVVPEVNPHAVRVRPRGIVASPHDTTLAMLPAVGALHAEFGLRELVVSSYQAVSGAGRDAVGALRSQLSMVAGTELGVGPGDVRRAVGDDLGPFAAPLALNVVPWSGALEDGGWSSEELGLRAETRKILGLPGLRVAATFVRVPVITTHSLAVHARFESEVTVERAHEILATSPGVVLYDDPAAGDFPTPADVVGTDPTWVGRVRRAPDDVCALELFVCGDNLRKGAALNSAQIAEAVAAEIGPRLGA, translated from the coding sequence ATGACCCGTAAGCCGACGCTCGCGGTCCTTGGAGCGACCGGAGCCGTCGGCGTGGTGATGCTCCAGATCCTGTCGCAGCACGCCGACATCTGGGGCGATATACGACTCCTCGCCTCGCCGCGCTCGGCCGGCCGCAAGCTGGCCGTGCGCGGCGAGGAGACCGAGGTCGTCGCGCTGAGCGAAGAAGCCCTCGACGGCGTCGACGTCGCGCTCTTCCTCGTGCCGGCCGAAGTGTCCGAGCGGTGGGCGCCCGTCGCCGCTGCCCAGGGCGCGGTGGTCGTGGACAATTCGGCCGCCTTCCGGATGGACCCGGATGTGCCGCTGGTGGTCCCCGAGGTCAATCCGCATGCCGTACGGGTCCGGCCGCGCGGCATTGTCGCGAGCCCGCACGACACCACGCTCGCCATGCTTCCTGCGGTGGGCGCGCTGCACGCGGAGTTCGGGCTGCGTGAACTGGTCGTCTCCTCGTACCAGGCCGTCAGCGGCGCGGGACGGGACGCTGTCGGTGCGCTGCGCTCGCAGCTGTCGATGGTCGCCGGTACGGAGCTGGGCGTCGGCCCCGGAGACGTACGCCGTGCTGTGGGCGACGACCTCGGCCCCTTCGCGGCGCCGCTCGCGCTCAATGTGGTGCCCTGGTCCGGCGCGCTCGAGGACGGCGGCTGGTCCTCGGAGGAGCTGGGGCTGCGGGCCGAAACGCGCAAGATCCTGGGTCTGCCGGGGCTGCGGGTGGCGGCGACGTTCGTACGCGTACCGGTCATCACCACGCACTCCCTCGCGGTGCACGCGCGCTTCGAGAGCGAGGTCACGGTGGAGCGGGCGCACGAGATCCTGGCGACCTCGCCCGGTGTGGTGCTCTACGACGATCCGGCGGCGGGCGACTTTCCCACGCCGGCGGATGTGGTGGGAACGGATCCGACCTGGGTGGGTCGGGTGCGGCGGGCGCCGGACGACGTCTGTGCGCTGGAACTGTTCGTCTGCGGCGACAACCTCCGTAAGGGGGCGGCGCTGAACTCCGCGCAGATCGCGGAGGCGGTCGCCGCCGAAATCGGGCCGCGGCTCGGAGCCTGA
- a CDS encoding type II toxin-antitoxin system PemK/MazF family toxin, which yields MILERGQVWEVQLATKTRTVLIVESDAAIRALPGTVVCMMIDQTGGAPDTVITVPVTEPITGAAVAVDLVALTDKRISSGAFLGSVDDVAMGRVSAALRVVLDLTD from the coding sequence TTGATCCTCGAACGCGGCCAGGTCTGGGAGGTCCAGCTCGCCACCAAGACGCGTACGGTGCTGATCGTCGAGTCGGACGCAGCCATCCGCGCGTTGCCCGGAACGGTCGTCTGCATGATGATTGACCAGACCGGCGGCGCACCCGACACGGTCATTACAGTGCCGGTGACCGAACCGATCACGGGTGCGGCCGTAGCGGTTGACCTGGTGGCCCTGACCGACAAGCGCATCAGCTCCGGCGCATTCCTCGGCTCGGTGGATGACGTTGCAATGGGGCGGGTATCTGCTGCCCTGCGCGTCGTTCTCGACCTGACCGACTAA
- a CDS encoding YbaB/EbfC family nucleoid-associated protein, which yields MIPGGGQPNMQQLLQQAQKMQQDLAKAQEELAQTEVEGQAGGGLVKATVTGSGELRNLVIDPKAVDPEDTETLADLVVAAVQAANENAQQLQQQKLGPLAQGLGGMPGLPF from the coding sequence GTGATTCCCGGTGGTGGCCAGCCGAATATGCAGCAGCTCCTCCAGCAGGCCCAGAAGATGCAGCAGGATCTCGCAAAGGCCCAGGAAGAGCTGGCGCAGACCGAGGTCGAGGGTCAGGCGGGCGGCGGCCTGGTGAAGGCCACCGTCACCGGCTCCGGCGAGCTCCGCAACCTCGTCATCGACCCCAAGGCTGTCGACCCCGAGGACACCGAGACCCTCGCGGACCTCGTCGTCGCCGCCGTCCAGGCCGCGAACGAGAACGCGCAGCAGCTGCAGCAGCAGAAGCTCGGCCCGCTCGCCCAGGGTCTGGGCGGCATGCCGGGCCTGCCCTTCTAA
- a CDS encoding SLATT domain-containing protein: MSQPEMQPGGPAREERGEAPRGDLTGMPFPLGDWGEPAERLDELYRWVEAAGLRTAEWYLAERVWKRRTARVLRIGTALGVIGGAALVLLDLTAALADVAGWGYLSLLLGAACLACDRHFGLTSGWIRNVATAQAVQRRLQALQFDWASESVREVLGPTEGTASEAAERCLGVLRRFSEDITELVRSETANWMVEFRPGVPAPPAMQSMSLGAGRPDTGPTPGPGRVPLPPGTRPNMPRQRPPETPR, encoded by the coding sequence GTGAGCCAGCCGGAGATGCAGCCCGGGGGGCCGGCCCGGGAGGAGCGCGGCGAGGCGCCGCGCGGTGATCTGACTGGAATGCCGTTTCCGCTCGGCGACTGGGGTGAGCCGGCGGAACGCCTCGACGAGCTCTACAGATGGGTCGAGGCGGCGGGGCTGCGTACGGCGGAGTGGTACCTGGCGGAGCGCGTGTGGAAACGGCGCACGGCGCGTGTGCTGCGGATCGGTACGGCTCTGGGCGTGATCGGCGGGGCGGCGCTCGTCCTCCTCGACCTGACGGCCGCGCTGGCCGACGTCGCAGGCTGGGGGTATCTGTCGCTGCTGCTGGGGGCGGCGTGCCTGGCCTGCGACCGGCATTTCGGGCTGACCTCGGGCTGGATAAGGAATGTCGCGACGGCACAGGCGGTGCAGCGCAGGCTTCAGGCGCTGCAGTTCGACTGGGCGTCGGAGTCCGTACGAGAGGTGCTGGGCCCTACGGAGGGCACCGCCAGCGAGGCGGCGGAGCGGTGCCTCGGGGTGCTGCGCAGGTTCTCGGAGGACATCACGGAGCTGGTGCGGTCGGAGACGGCGAACTGGATGGTGGAGTTCCGCCCGGGCGTCCCGGCGCCGCCGGCGATGCAGTCGATGAGCCTGGGCGCGGGACGGCCGGACACGGGGCCGACGCCGGGACCTGGGCGGGTGCCGTTGCCGCCGGGTACGCGGCCGAACATGCCGCGGCAGCGGCCGCCGGAGACGCCGCGGTGA
- a CDS encoding TerD family protein translates to MGVSLSKGGNVSLSKEAPGLTAVVVGLGWDVRSTTGTDFDLDASALLVDANGKVVSDQHFVFFNNLKSPEGSVEHTGDNLTGEGEGDDEQIKVNLAGVPAEVDKIVFPVSIHEGESRQQSFGQVRNAFIRVVNQAGGAELARYDLSEDASTETAMVFGELYRNAAEWKFRAVGQGYASGLRGIAQDFGVNI, encoded by the coding sequence ATGGGTGTCAGCCTTTCCAAGGGCGGCAATGTCTCGCTCAGCAAGGAGGCCCCGGGCCTGACCGCGGTCGTCGTGGGCCTGGGCTGGGATGTACGCAGCACCACCGGGACCGACTTCGACCTCGACGCCAGCGCCCTGCTGGTGGATGCGAACGGCAAGGTCGTGTCCGACCAGCACTTCGTGTTCTTCAACAACCTCAAGAGCCCGGAAGGCTCCGTCGAGCACACCGGTGACAACCTCACGGGTGAGGGCGAGGGCGACGACGAGCAGATCAAGGTGAACCTGGCGGGCGTGCCTGCCGAGGTCGACAAGATCGTGTTCCCGGTCTCGATCCACGAGGGCGAGAGCCGTCAGCAGTCCTTCGGGCAGGTGCGCAACGCGTTCATCCGCGTCGTCAACCAGGCCGGCGGCGCCGAGCTCGCGCGTTACGACCTGAGCGAGGACGCCTCGACCGAGACCGCGATGGTCTTCGGCGAGCTGTACCGCAATGCCGCGGAGTGGAAGTTCCGTGCTGTCGGCCAGGGTTACGCCTCAGGGCTGCGCGGCATCGCGCAGGACTTCGGCGTCAACATCTGA
- a CDS encoding S9 family peptidase, producing MPDWEKRFRAPRVSLPDWAEDAPDRSLFVSNATGTYELYAWDRSTGEQRQATDRPNGTTDGVLSPDGESIWWFSDTDGDEFGVWMRQPFGGGDDEPAAPGLEPSYPAGLAIGRDGTSVVGRSTDEDGTTIHVVRPGAEPVEIYRHRESAGVGDLSHDGTLIAIEHTEHGDAMHSALRVVRTGGTSHAEGCGGGTSVAELDDTKGGTEELGLEVLGFAPVDGDTRLLIGHQRRGRWEPMIWDVASGTETDLAIDLPGDVNAEWYPDGSGLLVAHSFEARGELFRYDLAARELARIETPTGSVSGATARPDGQVEYLWSSAALPPQVRSTAGGVVLDPPGMKAPESVPVEDAWVEGPGGRIHALVQKPAGATGPLPTVFEIHGGPTWHDSDAFAAGPAAWIDHGYAVVRINYRGSTGYGREWTDALKHRVGLIELEDIAAVREWAVKSGLADPAKLVLAGGSWGGYLTLLGLGTQPEAWTLGLAAVPVADYVTAYHDEMEALKAMDRTLLGGTPEEVPERFEASSPLTYVDAVKAPVYISAGVNDPRCPIRQVENYVDRLAARGAVHEVYRYDAGHGSLVVEERIKQVRLEIAFAGGHLGQGASLG from the coding sequence ATGCCCGACTGGGAGAAGCGCTTCCGGGCTCCGCGCGTCTCGCTGCCCGACTGGGCGGAGGACGCGCCGGACCGCTCGCTCTTCGTGTCGAACGCGACGGGGACATATGAGCTGTACGCCTGGGACCGGTCGACCGGCGAGCAGCGGCAGGCGACGGACCGGCCGAACGGCACGACAGACGGTGTGCTGTCGCCCGACGGCGAGTCGATCTGGTGGTTCTCGGACACCGACGGGGACGAGTTCGGGGTCTGGATGCGGCAGCCCTTCGGCGGCGGCGACGACGAGCCCGCGGCACCCGGACTCGAGCCTTCGTACCCGGCGGGGCTGGCGATCGGCCGGGACGGCACCTCGGTGGTCGGCCGGTCGACCGACGAGGACGGCACCACGATCCATGTCGTACGGCCGGGTGCGGAGCCGGTCGAGATCTACCGGCACCGGGAGTCGGCCGGGGTCGGCGATCTTTCGCACGACGGGACGCTGATCGCGATTGAGCACACCGAGCACGGGGACGCGATGCACTCGGCGCTGCGGGTGGTGCGCACTGGGGGCACCTCCCACGCCGAAGGCTGTGGGGGAGGCACCTCGGTCGCCGAGCTGGACGACACGAAGGGGGGCACGGAAGAACTGGGTCTTGAGGTCCTCGGCTTCGCTCCGGTGGACGGGGACACCCGGCTGCTCATCGGGCATCAGCGGCGCGGCCGCTGGGAGCCGATGATCTGGGACGTCGCGTCGGGCACCGAGACCGATCTCGCGATCGACCTGCCGGGCGATGTGAACGCCGAGTGGTATCCGGACGGCTCCGGGCTGCTGGTCGCGCACAGCTTCGAGGCGCGCGGGGAGCTGTTCCGGTACGACCTGGCGGCGCGCGAGCTGGCGCGCATCGAGACGCCGACCGGTTCGGTCTCGGGCGCGACGGCCCGGCCGGACGGACAGGTGGAGTATCTGTGGTCGTCCGCCGCACTGCCGCCGCAGGTGCGCTCGACGGCGGGCGGGGTCGTGCTCGATCCGCCGGGGATGAAGGCGCCGGAGTCGGTGCCGGTGGAGGACGCCTGGGTGGAGGGACCCGGGGGCCGTATCCATGCGCTGGTGCAGAAGCCGGCGGGCGCGACAGGACCGCTGCCGACCGTCTTCGAGATCCACGGCGGCCCGACCTGGCACGACAGCGACGCCTTCGCGGCGGGCCCGGCAGCCTGGATCGACCATGGGTACGCGGTCGTGCGGATCAACTACCGGGGTTCGACGGGGTACGGCAGGGAGTGGACGGACGCCCTCAAGCACCGGGTCGGGCTGATCGAGCTGGAGGACATCGCGGCGGTACGGGAGTGGGCGGTGAAGTCGGGGCTCGCGGACCCCGCGAAGCTGGTCCTGGCGGGCGGCTCGTGGGGCGGGTATCTGACTCTGCTCGGCCTCGGCACCCAGCCCGAGGCGTGGACGCTGGGGCTGGCGGCGGTGCCGGTCGCGGACTACGTCACGGCTTACCACGACGAGATGGAGGCCCTGAAGGCGATGGACCGCACGCTGCTCGGCGGGACGCCGGAGGAGGTCCCGGAGCGGTTCGAGGCCTCGTCCCCGCTGACGTACGTCGACGCCGTCAAGGCTCCCGTCTACATCTCGGCGGGCGTCAACGACCCGCGCTGCCCGATCCGCCAGGTCGAGAACTATGTGGACCGGCTGGCGGCGCGCGGCGCGGTGCACGAGGTCTACCGGTACGACGCGGGGCACGGCTCGCTGGTGGTGGAGGAGCGGATCAAGCAGGTGCGGCTGGAGATCGCCTTCGCCGGCGGGCATCTGGGGCAGGGGGCGAGCCTGGGATAG
- a CDS encoding DUF397 domain-containing protein yields the protein MIRAAASAEVVQVQYSDGEGGACVEAATYSHTIHVRDSKLAASPELALPALVWAAFVANVAGRPGA from the coding sequence TTGATCCGCGCGGCCGCCTCAGCTGAAGTGGTTCAGGTCCAGTACAGCGACGGCGAGGGTGGCGCCTGCGTCGAGGCCGCCACCTACTCCCACACCATCCACGTCCGGGACTCGAAACTCGCCGCGAGTCCCGAACTGGCCCTCCCCGCCCTCGTCTGGGCCGCTTTCGTCGCCAACGTCGCAGGTCGGCCCGGAGCTTGA
- a CDS encoding 4'-phosphopantetheinyl transferase family protein has protein sequence MAREMQFNMPIDVSAGPGRPATTLPGVELVWSGRVSAHADDTAAHLHLLDADESARRAAFRRAVDRDAYTVAHVTLRRLLGERLGQAPEAITLSREPCTHCGGPHGRPVVPGNAVHFSLSHTDGLVMIALATVPVGVDVEGVPAPGTVAEVATQLHPRERTELAALPPEHRPAAFAGCWTRKEALLKATGVGLNEDLSLTYVGAGAQPAGSADWLLADLPTDPGFAAAIAVHLTAPGAPPPHATNEAETAR, from the coding sequence GTGGCGAGGGAGATGCAGTTCAACATGCCGATCGACGTATCCGCCGGTCCCGGCCGCCCGGCGACGACGCTGCCGGGCGTAGAGCTGGTGTGGTCCGGCCGGGTCTCGGCCCATGCCGACGACACCGCCGCCCACCTGCACCTCCTCGACGCCGACGAGTCCGCGCGCCGCGCTGCCTTCCGGCGAGCCGTGGACCGTGACGCGTACACAGTCGCGCATGTGACCCTGCGCCGGCTGCTCGGCGAACGGCTCGGCCAGGCCCCGGAAGCGATCACGCTCTCGCGCGAACCGTGCACCCACTGCGGCGGTCCGCACGGCCGACCCGTCGTTCCCGGCAACGCGGTGCACTTCTCGCTCTCGCACACCGACGGCCTGGTGATGATCGCCCTGGCCACAGTGCCCGTCGGGGTCGACGTCGAGGGCGTCCCCGCCCCGGGCACGGTCGCCGAAGTCGCGACCCAGCTGCACCCGAGGGAGCGTACGGAACTGGCGGCGCTGCCCCCCGAGCACCGCCCCGCCGCCTTCGCCGGCTGCTGGACCCGGAAGGAAGCCCTGCTGAAGGCAACCGGAGTCGGCCTGAACGAGGATCTCTCCCTCACCTATGTGGGAGCCGGCGCCCAACCGGCAGGGAGCGCCGACTGGTTGCTCGCCGACCTGCCCACGGATCCCGGGTTCGCCGCCGCGATCGCCGTACACCTCACCGCGCCCGGCGCTCCGCCGCCGCATGCAACCAACGAGGCGGAGACGGCCCGCTGA
- a CDS encoding SURF1 family protein, with translation MYRFLLTPRWWGINLFVVLAIPFCVFMGSWQLGKFEDRVHTHREAQQKPGPGEQKAAPVDELLPVDQETSGRQATATGRYGKQFLVPERELDGKHGSYVLTMLKTDGGRLLPVVRGWLAEGGRIPAAPAGQVTVTGALQASETSGSDGVHAAGGLPSGQLGMISAASLVNLVPDDVYDAWVTLATADAGLKAVPAAAPEGSGLDLKSFQNLGYTGEWFVFAGFVVFMWFRLLRREAEAARDSALGLAPGPEPV, from the coding sequence GTGTACCGGTTCCTGCTGACGCCCCGCTGGTGGGGGATCAATCTCTTCGTCGTGTTGGCGATCCCCTTCTGCGTCTTCATGGGCTCCTGGCAGCTCGGCAAGTTCGAGGACCGCGTCCACACGCACCGGGAGGCCCAGCAGAAGCCCGGCCCCGGTGAGCAGAAGGCCGCGCCCGTCGACGAGCTGCTGCCCGTCGACCAGGAGACGTCGGGGCGGCAGGCGACGGCCACCGGGCGGTACGGGAAACAGTTCCTCGTGCCGGAGCGGGAGTTGGACGGCAAGCACGGCTCGTATGTGCTGACGATGCTGAAGACCGACGGCGGCCGGTTGCTGCCCGTGGTCCGCGGCTGGTTGGCCGAGGGCGGGCGGATCCCCGCGGCACCGGCCGGCCAGGTCACCGTGACCGGCGCGCTGCAGGCCTCCGAGACCTCGGGCTCCGACGGGGTGCACGCGGCGGGCGGGCTGCCGAGCGGTCAGCTCGGCATGATCAGCGCGGCCTCGCTGGTGAACCTGGTGCCGGACGATGTGTACGACGCATGGGTCACGCTCGCCACGGCGGACGCCGGGCTGAAGGCCGTGCCCGCGGCCGCGCCGGAGGGCAGTGGGCTCGACCTCAAGTCGTTCCAGAACCTCGGCTACACCGGCGAGTGGTTCGTCTTCGCCGGCTTTGTGGTCTTCATGTGGTTCCGGCTGCTGCGGCGCGAGGCGGAGGCCGCACGTGACAGCGCGCTGGGCCTGGCCCCGGGCCCGGAGCCGGTGTAG
- a CDS encoding type II toxin-antitoxin system CcdA family antitoxin → MTTKERVTVTLPADLLATAKAASGGNLSAYVERAVRAQALSEAGEAITAWRGGAAADLDDLADVFGEDVA, encoded by the coding sequence GTGACGACAAAAGAACGGGTGACTGTGACACTCCCCGCCGATCTGCTGGCTACCGCCAAGGCCGCATCCGGAGGCAATCTCTCCGCCTACGTCGAACGCGCCGTGCGCGCCCAGGCACTCTCCGAAGCGGGAGAGGCGATTACCGCATGGCGTGGGGGCGCCGCTGCCGACCTGGACGATCTCGCAGATGTCTTCGGGGAGGATGTCGCTTGA
- a CDS encoding DUF5063 domain-containing protein gives MSDVMLHATSQDPDSFAVQIADSIESFIVATTEVAKGDEPDSAVPFMLLEVSQLLLTGGRLGAHEDIVPDERYEPDTGPDMDVDDLRERFAVLLDPVDIFSEVFDPYEPRKAPVACRISDNLADIVTDLRHGLAHYKAGRVSEALWWWQFSYFSNWGPTASATLRALQSLVAHVRLDQPLDELDGLDTDEDLAEEVLAEEAGKVMAEELAGPLGMRTVT, from the coding sequence ATGTCTGACGTCATGCTGCACGCCACTAGCCAGGACCCGGACTCTTTCGCGGTCCAGATCGCCGACTCGATCGAATCCTTCATCGTCGCGACCACGGAAGTCGCGAAGGGCGACGAGCCCGACAGCGCGGTGCCGTTCATGCTGCTGGAGGTCTCGCAACTGCTGCTGACGGGCGGCCGGCTGGGTGCGCACGAGGACATCGTCCCGGACGAGCGGTACGAACCGGACACCGGCCCGGACATGGACGTCGACGACCTGCGCGAGCGTTTCGCGGTGCTGCTGGACCCGGTGGACATCTTCTCCGAGGTCTTCGACCCGTACGAGCCGCGCAAGGCCCCGGTCGCCTGCCGGATCTCCGACAACCTCGCGGACATCGTCACCGACCTGCGCCACGGCCTGGCCCACTACAAGGCGGGCCGCGTCAGCGAGGCGCTGTGGTGGTGGCAGTTCTCGTACTTCTCCAACTGGGGCCCGACCGCATCCGCGACGCTGCGCGCCCTGCAGTCGCTGGTCGCCCATGTCCGCCTCGACCAGCCGCTGGATGAGCTGGACGGCCTGGACACGGACGAGGACCTGGCCGAGGAGGTGCTGGCCGAGGAGGCCGGCAAGGTCATGGCGGAGGAGCTCGCGGGCCCGCTGGGCATGCGCACGGTCACCTGA
- the recR gene encoding recombination mediator RecR, with product MYEGVVQDLIDELGRLPGVGPKSAQRIAFHILQAEPTDVRRLAHALLEVKDKVRFCAVCGNVAQQEQCNICRDPRRDQSVICVVEEPKDVVAIERTREFRGRYHVLGGAISPIEGVGPDDLRIRELLARLADGTITELILATDPNLEGEATATYLARMVKPMGLRVTRLASGLPVGGDLEYADEVTLGRAFEGRRLLDV from the coding sequence TTGTACGAAGGCGTGGTTCAGGACCTCATCGACGAACTGGGCAGGCTGCCCGGCGTCGGTCCCAAGAGCGCGCAGCGGATCGCCTTCCACATCCTGCAGGCCGAGCCGACCGATGTCCGCCGCCTCGCGCACGCACTCCTCGAGGTGAAGGACAAGGTCCGCTTCTGCGCGGTGTGCGGCAATGTCGCGCAGCAGGAGCAGTGCAACATCTGCCGGGACCCGCGCCGCGACCAGTCGGTCATCTGTGTCGTGGAGGAGCCGAAGGATGTCGTCGCGATCGAGCGGACGCGCGAGTTCCGGGGCCGCTACCACGTGCTCGGCGGGGCCATCAGCCCCATCGAGGGCGTGGGCCCCGACGACCTGCGGATCCGCGAGCTGCTCGCCCGTCTCGCCGACGGAACGATCACCGAGCTGATCCTGGCCACGGACCCCAACCTGGAGGGCGAGGCCACCGCCACCTACCTGGCACGCATGGTCAAGCCGATGGGACTGAGGGTCACGAGGCTGGCCAGCGGTCTCCCTGTGGGGGGAGACTTGGAATACGCCGACGAGGTCACGCTCGGGCGTGCCTTCGAGGGGAGACGACTACTCGATGTCTGA
- a CDS encoding aspartate kinase produces the protein MGLVVQKYGGSSVADAEGIKRVAKRIVDAKKNGHQVVVVVSAMGDTTDELIDLAEQVSPIPAGREFDMLLTAGERISMALLAMAIKNLGHEAQSFTGSQAGVITDSVHNKARIIDVTPGRIRTALDEGNIAIVAGFQGVSQDKKDITTLGRGGSDTTAVALAAALDAEVCEIYTDVDGVFTADPRVVKKARKIDWIAFEDMLELAASGSKVLLHRCVEYARRYNIPIHVRSSFSGLRGTWVSNEPQGDQQVEHAIISGVAHDVSEAKITVVGVPDKPGEAAAIFRTIADAEINIDMVVQNVSAAATALTDISFTLPKTEGRKAIDALEKAKAGIGFESLRYDDQIGKISLVGAGMKTNPGVTASFFEALSDAGVNIELISTSEIRISVVTRADDVNEAVRAVHTAFGLDSDSDEAVVYGGTGR, from the coding sequence GTGGGCCTTGTCGTGCAGAAGTACGGAGGTTCCTCCGTTGCCGATGCCGAAGGCATCAAGCGCGTCGCCAAGCGAATCGTCGATGCCAAGAAGAACGGCCACCAGGTGGTCGTCGTGGTATCCGCGATGGGCGACACGACGGACGAGCTGATCGATCTCGCCGAGCAGGTATCCCCGATCCCTGCCGGGCGCGAATTCGACATGCTGCTGACCGCAGGAGAGCGGATCTCCATGGCCCTGCTGGCCATGGCGATCAAAAATCTGGGCCACGAGGCCCAGTCGTTCACCGGCAGCCAGGCAGGCGTCATCACCGACTCGGTCCACAACAAAGCGCGCATCATCGATGTGACGCCGGGCCGGATCCGTACGGCGCTCGACGAGGGCAATATCGCCATCGTCGCCGGCTTCCAGGGTGTGTCCCAGGACAAGAAGGACATCACCACCCTCGGCCGGGGCGGCTCCGACACCACCGCCGTCGCCCTCGCCGCCGCGCTGGACGCGGAGGTCTGCGAGATCTACACCGACGTCGACGGCGTCTTCACCGCCGACCCGCGGGTCGTCAAGAAGGCGCGGAAGATCGACTGGATCGCCTTCGAGGACATGCTGGAGCTCGCCGCCTCCGGCTCCAAGGTGCTGCTGCACCGCTGCGTCGAGTACGCACGCCGATACAACATCCCGATCCACGTCCGCTCGTCCTTCTCCGGGCTGCGCGGCACCTGGGTCAGCAACGAGCCGCAAGGGGACCAGCAGGTGGAGCACGCCATCATCTCCGGAGTCGCCCACGACGTCTCCGAGGCCAAGATCACGGTCGTCGGAGTGCCGGACAAGCCGGGCGAGGCCGCGGCCATCTTCCGCACGATCGCGGACGCCGAGATCAACATCGACATGGTCGTACAGAACGTCTCGGCGGCCGCCACCGCGCTGACCGACATCTCCTTCACCCTCCCCAAGACCGAGGGCCGCAAGGCCATCGACGCCCTGGAGAAGGCGAAGGCCGGGATCGGCTTCGAATCGCTGCGTTACGACGACCAGATCGGCAAGATCTCGCTCGTCGGCGCCGGAATGAAGACCAACCCCGGCGTCACCGCCTCCTTCTTCGAGGCGCTGTCCGACGCGGGCGTGAACATTGAGCTGATCTCCACCTCGGAGATCCGTATCTCGGTGGTCACCCGCGCCGACGACGTCAACGAGGCCGTGCGCGCCGTGCACACCGCCTTCGGTCTCGACAGCGACTCCGACGAGGCGGTCGTCTACGGAGGCACCGGGCGATGA